In Cotesia glomerata isolate CgM1 linkage group LG3, MPM_Cglom_v2.3, whole genome shotgun sequence, one genomic interval encodes:
- the LOC123262312 gene encoding pupal cuticle protein-like isoform X2 — translation MFQLTILAGLLSVALASPQWYPQPAYHGAHAGYAHGAAAPLGPDGRVVDTPEVAASKAAHLAALAEASARAPHGPADHHDGAYHDGWNAPNPAYAPAHLGPRGPPAPLGPDGRVVDTPEVQAAKAHHFALFNAAAHSAPAGPAHAAPAYPAHADYDSGAYNPAWDSPAWNHY, via the exons ATGTTTCAATTG acaatCTTAGCAGGTCTCCTGAGTGTTGCTTTGGCATCACCCCAATGGTACCCCCAACCAGCTTACCACGGAGCTCACGCCGGGTACGCACACGGAGCAGCAGCGCCTCTTGGGCCTGACGGTCGGGTAGTAGACACCCCCGAGGTAGCCGCCTCAAAAGCCGCGCATTTAGCCGCTCTTGCCGAAGCTTCCGCACGCGCGCCCCATGGACCCGCCGATCACCACGACGGAGCTTACCATGACGGATGGAACGCTCCTAACCCCGCCTACGCTCCAGCTCACTTGGGACCACG cggACCACCAGCTCCCCTTGGACCAGACGGTCGCGTCGTAGACACCCCCGAGGTCCAAGCCGCTAAAGCTCACCACTTCGCTCTTTTCAACGCTGCTGCTCATTCTGCTCCCGCCGGTCCAGCTCATGCCGCTCCAGCTTACCCCGCTCACGCGGATTACGACTCAGGAGCTTACAACCCCGCGTGGGACAGTCCCGCCTGGAAccactattaa
- the LOC123262312 gene encoding pupal cuticle protein-like isoform X1: MFQLTILAGLLSVALASPQWYPQPAYHGAHAGYAHGAAAPLGPDGRVVDTPEVAASKAAHLAALAEASARAPHGPADHHDGAYHDGWNAPNPAYAPAHLGPRYHGPPAPLGPDGRVVDTPEVQAAKAHHFALFNAAAHSAPAGPAHAAPAYPAHADYDSGAYNPAWDSPAWNHY; the protein is encoded by the exons ATGTTTCAATTG acaatCTTAGCAGGTCTCCTGAGTGTTGCTTTGGCATCACCCCAATGGTACCCCCAACCAGCTTACCACGGAGCTCACGCCGGGTACGCACACGGAGCAGCAGCGCCTCTTGGGCCTGACGGTCGGGTAGTAGACACCCCCGAGGTAGCCGCCTCAAAAGCCGCGCATTTAGCCGCTCTTGCCGAAGCTTCCGCACGCGCGCCCCATGGACCCGCCGATCACCACGACGGAGCTTACCATGACGGATGGAACGCTCCTAACCCCGCCTACGCTCCAGCTCACTTGGGACCACGGTACCA cggACCACCAGCTCCCCTTGGACCAGACGGTCGCGTCGTAGACACCCCCGAGGTCCAAGCCGCTAAAGCTCACCACTTCGCTCTTTTCAACGCTGCTGCTCATTCTGCTCCCGCCGGTCCAGCTCATGCCGCTCCAGCTTACCCCGCTCACGCGGATTACGACTCAGGAGCTTACAACCCCGCGTGGGACAGTCCCGCCTGGAAccactattaa
- the LOC123261465 gene encoding uncharacterized protein LOC123261465 — protein sequence MNKFLIVLSMAVASQAAYQEFGPQKFGPQDYGVGHQEYAHQPQPIHNQRFAPPAPVGHDGNVIDTPEVAQAKAAHFEEYAKAKARAAASQEKEPLDSHPHYQQYESPAPVHRAPTSVHFAPAAVHHAPAPVHQAPAPLPSYRLASSHYPVSEPHYHNAEPHFNPEPASYNHQPASHHFAGPVAPKAHFQPAPLAKDGTVIDTPEVAALKAARLAELADAEARAAKYAGDNYDEQGFNAGHEGHGAPAPVQYNSAYPAQPAYSPYGKAGYQPAPSYNSKLYQSQQLIGSYFVYIFIIQQTLTMRLLAVIFAFIVEVTLAKATYNIGPTYHGPPAPLSKDGKVVDTPEVAHAKAAHFAAYHHIASKLPSEPDEWTDAYKEKDEVNEVASNEIGHGDGHHGHYEHHEHHDHFPVYHGPPAPLGHDGRVVDTDEVAQAKAAHLAALEHAKALAAKSGDHHDYHHHPEHHHEHEESALVKSFYHVPFSYHGPPAPLAHDGRVIDTPEVAKARDAHLHALAHAKSLFHHP from the exons atgaacaaatttttg attgTCCTATCAATGGCGGTAGCCAGCCAAGCGGCTTACCAAGAATTTGGGCCTCAAAAATTCGGCCCCCAAGATTACGGAGTAGGACATCAAGAATACGCGCATCAGCCTCAACCGATCCACAACCAGCGCTTCGCTCCTCCAGCACCAGTCGGACACGACGGTAACGTGATCGATACCCCGGAAGTCGCTCAAGCTAAGGCCGCACATTTCGAAGAATACGCGAAAGCTAAGGCACGCGCTGCTGCCTCCCAGGAAAAGGAACCCTTGGACTCTCACCCTCATTACCAGCAATACGAATCACCTGCTCCAGTCCACCGCGCTCCAACTTCTGTTCACTTCGCTCCTGCTGCAGTCCATCATGCTCCAGCTCCAGTCCACCAAGCACCAGCTCCTCTTCCCAGCTACAGATTGGCCTCCTCGCACTACCCGGTCTCAGAGCCCCACTACCACAATGCTGAGCCGCACTTCAACCCAGAACCCGCGAGCTACAACCACCAGCCGGCTTCTCACCATTTTGCGGGTCCCGTCGCACCCAAGGCTCACTTCCAGCCCGCTCCTTTGGCTAAAGATGGAACTGTCATCGACACTCCCGAGGTAGCTGCTCTGAAGGCCGCTAGGTTGGCTGAACTCGCTGATGCTGAAGCCAGGGCTGCTAAATACGCTGGAGATAATTATGATGAGCAAG gattcAACGCTGGACATGAAGGACACGGAGCTCCGGCTCCAGTTCAGTACAACTCAGCTTACCCCGCGCAGCCAGCTTACTCTCCCTACGGAAAAGCTGGATACCAGCCGGCTCCGTCTTACAACTCGAAATTATATCAATCCCAACAGCTCATAGGATCTTACT ttgtttatatttttattattcaacaaaCTTTAACCATGCGTTTGCTC GCAGTGATATTCGCGTTTATCGTTGAAGTAACGCTCGCGAAAGCGACCTACAATATAGGGCCCACTTATCACGGCCCACCAGCCCCTCTGTCAAAAGACGGAAAAGTGGTCGACACTCCGGAGGTCGCTCACGCGAAAGCGGCCCATTTCGCGGCCTATCATCACATCGCTTCCAAATTGCCCTCTGAACCGGATGAGTGGACAGATGCTTACAAGGAGAAGGATGAAGTAAACGAAGTAGCAAGCAACGAAATCGGGCATGGGGATGGTCATCATGGACATT ATGAGCATCATGAGCATCATGATCATTTTCCGGTCTATCATGGACCACCTGCGCCGCTGGGACATGACGGCCGAGTTGTTGATACTGACGAg GTCGCCCAAGCAAAAGCCGCTCACCTCGCAGCTCTAGAACACGCAAAAGCTCTAGCAGCCAAATCTGGCGACCATCATGATTACCATCATCACCCGGAGCACCACCACGAACATGAAGAATCTGCCCTGGTGAAATCATTTTACCACGTCCCATTTTCTTACCACGGACCACCTGCTCCTCTGGCCCATGACGGGCGAGTAATTGACACTCCGGAAGTCGCCAAGGCTCGGGATGCCCATTTGCATGCCTTAGCCCACGCTAAAAGTCTCTTTCATCATCCTTAA
- the LOC123262310 gene encoding cuticle protein 18.7-like, translated as MKTFILLAALAALSSAAPGYLYGYHQQPAPLAHDGRVVETPEVAHAKAVHLATQAHEAARNTHGYAGHYGYDDHHEYAYAPALAYSHPHVSHVFAPTIAHHGPPAPLAHDGRVVDTPEVAHAKAAHLAAHAHEAAKTGHGHAYAAPLYSAYAYSPSYSYGHAYAYGGAPLGPDGNVVDTPEVAHAKAAHFVEVAKAAAESHHHGHYY; from the exons atgaagaCTTTc attcTTTTGGCTGCCCTCGCCGCATTATCATCAGCAGCACCAGGCTACCTGTACGGTTACCACCAGCAACCAGCTCCACTGGCCCACGATGGCCGCGTTGTTGAGACCCCGGAAGTAGCTCACGCGAAAGCAGTTCATTTGGCAACTCAAGCTCACGAAGCGGCCCGTAACACCCACGGCTACGCCGGACACTACGGCTACGATGATCACCACGAATACGCTTACGCTCCAGCACTCGCTTACTCTCACCCACACGTGAGCCACGTCTTCGCACCAACAATTGCTCACCACGGACCCCCGGCACCTTTGGCTCACGATGGACGTGTCGTTGACACCCCCGAGGTCGCTCATGCCAAGGCTGCCCACCTCGCTGCCCATGCTCAc gaagcCGCTAAAACTGGACACGGTCACGCTTACGCCGCTCCACTTTACTCTGCCTACGCCTACTCCCCATCTTACTCTTACGGACACGCTTACGCCTACGGTGGAGCTCCTCTTGGACCAGACGGCAACGTCGTTGACACCCCCGAGGTAGCTCACGCTAAAGCTGCTCACTTCGTTGAAGTTGCCAAAGCAGCTGCTGAATCCCACCACCACGgccattattattaa
- the LOC123261467 gene encoding uncharacterized protein LOC123261467 — translation MFYWIISAALIASASASPYRNPPCNWAIMCSPSQINTVSGDDLITMNTYQTIPMPVSPVDNSKTEISTSTKTSSGNADFDSSQIKYFMDYFNHTVTTSVPPTTTITEAPKPQFSEAEMEMIFKSFTRYFKDYFFSAKAPSTTTTEATEPKTNQYRTIDTKILRGHTNSSGNADFDFSQIKDFMDYFSHTVTKPVPPTTTITEAPKPQFSEAEMEMIFKSFTRYFKDYFSSAKAPSTTTTEAPEPKTNQYRTIDTKILRGQTNSFENSQKISGKFAGEEKFDSMAWKKSFADHPELWEKYLAYRKDHTVSQPNFGPSFKKAPENPEPCDEETKQFALNNKDLISVFSPITTIAPAPASSQPTVIKTISGSQGVGRIKSTTSSIMQYISENKPTGYRMISGENLFKVPHTSSADLNQLTQIKKVPTFQQNPCEFSLTGTFRFIPCNNLMNQETVVQKTIPIINSAETYKFESPFEFSNANNGFEIKEAADY, via the exons ATGTTCTACTGG ATCATATCAGCAGCGTTGATCGCAAGTGCATCGGCGTCTCCGTACAGAAATCCGCCATGCAACTGGGCTATTATGTGCTCTCCAAGCCAAATCAACACCGTCAGCGGGGATGATCTGATAACCATGAACACTTATCAAACCATCCCCATGCCTGTAAGTCCTGTGGACAATTCAAAAACCGAAATTTCGACAAGTACTAAAACGTCTTCCGGTAACGCAGATTTTGATTCCTCCCAAATCAAATATTTCATGGACTATTTTAACCACACTGTAACCACGTCCGTCCCACCTACAACTACAATTACTGAAGCACCAAAGCCCCAATTCTCAGAAGCTGAGAtggaaatgatttttaaatcttttacgAGATACttcaaagattattttttttccgcaAAAGCTCCATCTACGACCACAACTGAAGCTACAGAACCTAAAACCAACCAGTACCGTACAATCGATACTAAAATTTTGAGAGGACACACCAACTCTTCCGGTAACGCAGATTTTGATTTCTCCCAAATCAAAGATTTCATGGACTATTTTAGCCACACTGTAACCAAGCCCGTCCCACCTACAACTACAATTACTGAAGCACCAAAGCCCCAATTCTCAGAAGCTGAGAtggaaatgatttttaaatcttttacgAGATACTTCaaagattatttttcttcCGCAAAAGCTCCATCTACGACCACAACTGAAGCTCCAGAACCTAAAACCAACCAGTACCGTACAATCGATACTAAAATTTTGAGAGGACAGACCAACTCTTTCGAAAACTCCCAAAAAATTTCGGGCAAATTTGCCGGCGAGGAAAAATTCGACTCTATGGCTTGGAAAAAATCATTCGCCGACCATCCAGAGCTTTGGGAAAAATACTTGGCTTACCGTAAGGACCACACCGTTTCTCAACCTAACTTCGGTCCTTCTTTCAAAAAAGCACCCGAAAATCCGGAACCCTGCGATGAAGAAACTAAACAATTCGCCCTcaataataaagatttgatCTCGGTATTTTCACCAATAACTACTATTGCTCCAGCACCAGCATCATCTCAACCAACTGTCATCAAGACTATTTCAGGATCCCAGGGTGTTGGACGTATTAAATCAACTACTTCCAGCATCATGCAATACATCTCTGAAAATAAACCCACTGGGTATAGAATGATTTCTGGCGAGAACTTGTTCAAGGTACCTCACACTTCCTCGGCTGACTTGAACCAAttaactcaaataaaaaaagtcccGACTTTTCAACAAAATCCTTGTGAATTCTCATTGACTGGAACCTTTAGATTTATTCCCTGTAATAATTTGATGAACCAAGAAACTGTTGTGCAGAAAACTATTCCTATTATCAATTCCGCGGAAACATACAAATTCGAGAGTCCATTTGAATTTTCTAACGCCAACAACGGATTTGAAATTAAAGAAGCTGCAGactactaa
- the LOC123262309 gene encoding MYG1 protein C27H6.8: MFNAVRQLINPLRKSVYFSKLKVLNHPKNLNKVLNYFSTMTSEITIGTHDGCFHCDEALACFMLKQLPEYKNATVIRSRNKKILDPCDIVIDVGGEYDPSKHRYDHHMRDFKETASSVLKRDDCPWDIKLSSAGLVYCHFGHRILKEMLPEVIEDADIHIIFKRVYDSLIKEVDAIDNGVPMFDAEPKYRIVTNLSARVSRLNPEWNSQGLDSDCQFAKAVELCGEEFRYFVESSARIWLPAREYVRQALEKRFEVDPSGEIFELQKSVLWKDHFFELEKSMNISPPIKYVIFKDNSWRIQCIPVSLGSFITRLALPEEWAGLRDEELTRVSGIDGCVFVHTVRFIGGNETREGALAMAQKSLKLNQLKNFQ, encoded by the exons aTGTTCAATGCGGTTAGACAACTTATAAATCCACTAAGAAAATCAGTTTATTTTTCCAAACTAAAAGTATTAAATCacccaaaaaatttaaacaaagtgTTGAACTATTTTTCTACTATGACAAGTGAAATTACAATTGGTACTCACGACGGATGTTTTCACTGTGATGAAGCATTGGCTTGTTTTATGCTCAAGCAATTGCCTGAGTATAAAAATGCAACAGTAAttcg gtcgaggaataaaaaaatcttggaTCCTTGTGACATCGTAATAGATGTAGGAGGAGAGTACGATCCGTCAAAACATCGGTACGACCATCACATGCGAGATTTTAAAGAAACAGCAAGTTCAGTGTTGAAGCGAGATGATTGTCCATGGGACATCAAGTTGAGCAGTGCTGGTTTGGTCTACTGTCACTTTGGCCACAGAATTCTAAAGGAAATGCTACCAGAAGTGATTGAAGACGCTGACATCCACATCATTTTCAAGCGCGTCTACGATTCGTTGATCAAAGAAGTCGACGCTATTGACAACGGAGTTCCGATGTTTGACGCAGAACCCAAGTATCGAATCGTCACCAACTTGAGCGCAAGAGTTTCCAGGTTGAATCCTGAATGGAATAGTCAAGGTTTAGATTCTGATTGTCAGTTTGCTAAAGCTGTAGAATTATGTGGAGAAGAGTTCAGGTATTTTGTTGAAAGCTCTGCTCGTATCTGGCTTCCAGCGCGCGAGTATGTTCGTCAAGCTCTTGAGAAGAGATTTGag gtTGATCCGAGTggtgaaatttttgagctccaAAAATCAGTGCTGTGGAAAGACCATTTCTTTGAATTAGAAAAATCGATGAACATCAGCCCTccgataaaatatgtgatatTCAAAGATAACAGTTGGAGAATCCAATGTATTCCAGTTAGTCTTGGAAGCTTCATTACtcg ATTGGCTTTACCAGAAGAATGGGCAGGCTTACGTGACGAAGAATTGACTCGAGTTTCTGGTATCGATGGGTGCGTATTTGTCCACACTGTCCGCTTCATTGGAGGTAATGAGACACGCGAGGGTGCTCTTGCGATGGCTCAAAAATCATTGAAACTAaatcaactaaaaaattttcaatga
- the LOC123260326 gene encoding putative mediator of RNA polymerase II transcription subunit 26 isoform X3: MFHVCTIGQKDVVTDEIMDIKFLCLNGTVFDQETRVCERVDEVDCSKSERFYNLNLELYGNNAVTLSLHEGEDENEETPVVIEDHQGSVTTSAQSSTSTTSTTTQRALISSTTAASGSYQHPSGYPQHYQPQPPFPSLQTSQSKSLYDDKNGGYHRQYIYHVGNEPNVNVNNNNNNQQNNNNNNNNNNNNNNHHQQNNHNNNNNDNRATSYQIFSNQGASSTTGAPQVHQIHYSSTSNSQVSINGNDASSIFHPTSSTIQSLLNVNGNSNNPSLINPIFRNNGISSSTEHYNNARETVDYQTETNNNDQDDEEDDDGDASRDENQDRRYLEPIQASNQGKVSKLTTSSGVSSHEGTKSKITQSQLLQHQQHQQHSRIPTGFLTIAQMNSGGAPRPFFPPPKPTGKTTHQSQTSHVTQHIHIPPVPPIPQLKPHQVTINLPPPDIQRIVSQNPSPLLPSQSRVIVTAKASVSDESGRPLNSTQLVNLPLPTIPASYDDYKEGDESFDPFYRDVPKIRNTRRSYAWEAMENFRRFKRSIDDVKVGTPMSYDEEYADVSENNDTKLVEVDNKDYLNDDDGDYNFEGSYEVEGEKEEVDGREELPVAEKQVDLVVKVEGKKNISEVDGDEFNIDKNLTALTNLNLNLNMNNESDDSKVEMKAEKEGEEEDYISSGEYSQVPATEYDLLIDEQDDELSNITELIVTEMINNSTEITITTDYPTTVKSYDVSEVKNNEDSEIKTDGDEDGVLKFTDEIPLSGNAGYDKEDDKVEQVIESVPVSSMPMDYVDDNYEPQHYQDQKISLSANVTDEDDDGRVKAEEENNSTAIDDNFKAEVDSSTGIFISFTTPDTTSTSTMSSTSSTTPGTTSSSSTTTTTTTTTTTTTPSTTSTTSTTTLKPPKTLFKPITTRKNYNYIPPTTTPAPVVIKTRLPLLNPKPAKPPKSYNEIAPKPVIRKVPLVAKRVTTMRNIEIESTTNSIDLNKNPPEEIEANFTSYSSTSTTTEVPTTVTSTATESTEKSAEMLADAAVTSSSDETKLEVATTLAPEVGKKYFTVRKPIDVFNCLNVELYRFYADKRDCRLFHYCSPGFTSRQVLDFRFVCEEGTVFDELSQSCVYQMEDSKCRKKVW, from the coding sequence tttacacGAGGGAGAAGACGAGAATGAAGAAACACCAGTTGTGATAGAAGACCACCAAGGCAGCGTAACAACCTCAGCGCAATCGAGTACAAGTACAACAAGCACGACCACTCAGCGAGCATTAATCTCATCGACAACCGCCGCGAGTGGATCTTATCAGCACCCGAGTGGTTATCCGCAGCATTACCAGCCGCAGCCGCCATTCCCGTCCCTTCAAACTAGTCAATCAAAGTCTCTCTATGACGACAAGAACGGCGGTTATCATCGACAGTACATCTATCACGTTGGCAATGAGCCCAATGTCAATgtcaacaataacaacaacaaccagcaaaataacaacaataataacaacaacaacaacaacaataacaaccaTCATCAACAGAATAAccataacaataataacaacgaTAATCGCGCAACATCTTATCAAATATTCAGCAACCAAGGCGCGAGTTCGACTACTGGAGCTCCTCAAGTCCACCAGATCCATTACAGTTCAACGTCAAACTCCCAAGTAAGCATCAATGGTAATGATGCGTCTTCAATTTTCCACCCCACATCTTCCACAATCCAGAGCCTGCTGAACGTAAATGGAAATTCGAACAATCCCAGCCTGATAAATCCGATTTTTCGTAACAACGGAATCTCCAGCAGTACTGAGCATTACAATAACGCTCGTGAGACAGTAGACTACCAGACAGAAACGAACAACAACGACCAGGATGATGAAGAagatgatgatggtgatgcTTCAAGGGATGAAAATCAAGACAGGAGATATTTGGAACCAATCCAAGCTTCGAATCAGGGAAAAGTTTCAAAGCTAACAACTTCCAGCGGAGTTTCTTCCCACGAAGGCACCAAGTCAAAAATTACCCAATCTCAATTGTTGCAACATCAACAACACCAACAACATAGCAGAATACCAACTGGTTTTTTGACTATAGCGCAGATGAACAGCGGCGGAGCTCCGCGGCCATTCTTCCCACCGCCTAAGCCAACTGGCAAAACAACGCACCAGTCTCAGACCTCACATGTGACTCAGCACATCCATATTCCTCCAGTGCCTCCAATTCCGCAGCTAAAGCCTCACCAGGTGACAATCAACCTTCCTCCGCCGGACATCCAGAGGATTGTTTCGCAAAACCCTTCGCCGCTGCTGCCTTCCCAGTCTAGGGTTATCGTCACTGCCAAGGCTAGTGTCAGCGACGAATCCGGTAGGCCGCTCAACAGCACTCAGTTGGTCAATTTGCCCTTGCCTACTATTCCTGCCAGCTATGACGATTACAAGGAAGGCGACGAGTCCTTTGATCCTTTTTACAGAGACGTCCCGAAAATTCGGAACACCAGGCGATCCTATGCCTGGGAAGCTATGGAAAACTTCAGGCGGTTTAAAAGGTCAATTGATGATGTAAAAGTCGGAACGCCGATGAGTTATGACGAAGAATATGCTGATGTAAGTGAGAATAACGATACCAAGCTGGTAGAGGTTgataataaagattatttaaatgatgatgatggtgattataattttgaaggtAGTTATGAGGTTGAAGGAGAAAAAGAAGAAGTTGATGGACGTGAAGAGCTTCCGGTAGCTGAGAAACAGGTTGATCTTGTGGTAAAGGTcgagggaaaaaaaaatatttcggagGTAGACGGCGATGAATTTAACATCGACAAGAATCTTACTGCTCTTACTAATCTTAATCTTAATCTTAATATGAATAATGAAAGTGATGATAGTAAGGTTGAAATGAAGGCGGAGAAGGAAGGGGAGGAGGAAGACTACATCAGCTCGGGAGAGTACTCTCAAGTCCCGGCGACCGAGTACGACTTGCTGATAGATGAGCAGGATGATGAGCTGTCAAATATTACGGAATTAATAGTCActgaaatgataaataattcaacGGAGATAACTATTACAACAGATTATCCAACAACTGTAAAGTCTTATGATGTTAGTGAGGTGAAGAATAATGAGGATAGTGAAATAAAGACTGATGGAGATGAAGATGGAGTTTTGAAATTCACTGATGAAATTCCTCTGTCGGGTAATGCTGGTTATGACAAAGAAGATGATAAAGTTGAACAAGTTATTGAGTCTGTACCGGTATCTTCAATGCCAATGGATTATGTAGACGATAATTACGAGCCGCAGCATTACCAGGATCAAAAGATTTCGCTTTCTGCTAATGTTACTGATGAAGATGATGACGGAAGAGTAAAAgctgaagaagaaaataattcaaccgctatagatgataattttaaggcTGAAGTTGATTCTAGcactggaatttttatttcttttactaCTCCCGACACGACTAGTACTTCTACTATGTCTAGTACTTCTTCTACAACACCTGGGACTACTTCTTCCAGTTCAACTACAACTACAACTACAACTACAACTACAACTACTACACCTAGTACAACTAGTACAACTAGTACTACAACTTTAAAGCCGCCTAAAACATTATTCAAACCAATTACAACAAGAAAAAACTACAATTACATACCGCCGACAACAACACCAGCTCCAGTAGTAATAAAAACTCGTTTACCTTTATTGAATCCCAAACCAGCAAAGCCACCAAAGTCTTACAATGAAATAGCGCCGAAGCCTGTAATTAGAAAAGTTCCTTTAGTCGCGAAACGGGTTACAACTATGCGtaatattgaaattgaatCGACAACTAATTCTATCGACTTAAACAAAAATCCACCTGAAGAAATAGAAGCAAACTTTACTTCTTATTCTTCAACTTCTACAACTACTGAAGTTCCGACGACTGTAACAAGTACAGCGACTGAATCTACTGAAAAATCCGCCGAGATGCTCGCAGATGCAGCGGTCACATCGTCTTCGGATGAAACGAAACTAGAAGTTGCTACGACTTTAGCCCCTGAAGTAGGGAAGAAATATTTCACGGTTCGCAAGCCAATTGATGTGTTTAATTGTCTAAATGTTGAATTGTATCGCTTCTACGCGGACAAAAGAGACTGCAGGTTGTTCCACTATTGTTCGCCGGGATTCACGTCGAGGCAGGTCCTTGATTTTCGGTTCGTTTGTGAAGAAGGAACTGTTTTTGATGAATTATCTCAGAGTTGCGTTTATCAAATGGAAGATTCAAAGTGTCGGAAGAAAGTTTggtga